The Amaranthus tricolor cultivar Red isolate AtriRed21 chromosome 6, ASM2621246v1, whole genome shotgun sequence genome has a segment encoding these proteins:
- the LOC130815142 gene encoding uncharacterized protein LOC130815142 isoform X1, which yields MLMLILVRKSYDTFPVFRLQAINWKPSPCKGMVRRFFSVKQGNGFHFHFSEQSAENDVDEASDEEHKTRNSWTNDTNVECSHGNGNGNGNGNGNDKGNKASFEGGGGDEGKECNNQDEFIGIEWWWWWKWHQACCGTQNGATQSPLWPVDAAVQVMANEVMESIEPAVQAIVIEPIRQQINMRGLIIVLVLGVFVISSIQMVAGLAVMSMGVSLAGVASIVLATLMWWPWKKNGCQRHDNGES from the exons ATGCTGATGCTGATCTTGGTGAGGAAATCATATGACACATTCCCTG TTTTCAGGTTGCAGGCCATAAATTGGAAGCCAAGTCCCTGTAAGGGAATGGTAAGGAGGTTCTTTTCAGTTAAACAGGGAAATGGGTTTCACTTTCACTTTAGTGAACAATCTGCTGAAAATGATGTTGATGAGGCCAGTGACGAAGAGCATAAAACTCGAAACTCATG GACAAATGACACAAATGTCGAATGTAGTCATGGAAATGGCAATGGAAATGGAAATGGAAACGGAAATGACAAAGGCAACAAAGCAAGTTTCGAAGGTGGAGGAGGCGATGAAGGTAAAGAATGCAACAATCAAGACGAGTTCATAGGAATcgagtggtggtggtggtggaagTGGCACCAAGCTTGTTGTGGAACTCAAAATGGTGCAACCCAATCGCCCTTATGGCCAGTAGATGCAGCAGTCCAAGTGATGGCCAATGAGGTGATGGAAAGTATTGAACCAGCAGTACAAGCTATAGTAATTGAACCAATTAGACAGCAAATAAATATGAGAGGGTTGATTATAGTGTTAGTGTTAGGAGTCTttgttatttctagcatacaaaTGGTTGCTGGACTTGCAGTTATGTCTATGGGGGTTTCATTAGCTGGTGTAGCATCCATTGTCTTAGCAACACTTATGTGGTGGCCTTGGAAGAAAAATGGTTGTCAAAGACATGATAATGGAGAATCATAG
- the LOC130815142 gene encoding uncharacterized protein LOC130815142 isoform X2 translates to MSSSLHHTRFFLHLPSLHISLGNVLRTNMKVSCKQVFRLQAINWKPSPCKGMVRRFFSVKQGNGFHFHFSEQSAENDVDEASDEEHKTRNSWTNDTNVECSHGNGNGNGNGNGNDKGNKASFEGGGGDEGKECNNQDEFIGIEWWWWWKWHQACCGTQNGATQSPLWPVDAAVQVMANEVMESIEPAVQAIVIEPIRQQINMRGLIIVLVLGVFVISSIQMVAGLAVMSMGVSLAGVASIVLATLMWWPWKKNGCQRHDNGES, encoded by the exons ATGTCTTCTTCACTTCATCACACTCGGTTTTTTTTGCATCTTCCATCACTACATATTTCTTTAGGGAATGTACTAAGAACAAACATGAAGGTCTCTTGTAAACAAGTTTTCAGGTTGCAGGCCATAAATTGGAAGCCAAGTCCCTGTAAGGGAATGGTAAGGAGGTTCTTTTCAGTTAAACAGGGAAATGGGTTTCACTTTCACTTTAGTGAACAATCTGCTGAAAATGATGTTGATGAGGCCAGTGACGAAGAGCATAAAACTCGAAACTCATG GACAAATGACACAAATGTCGAATGTAGTCATGGAAATGGCAATGGAAATGGAAATGGAAACGGAAATGACAAAGGCAACAAAGCAAGTTTCGAAGGTGGAGGAGGCGATGAAGGTAAAGAATGCAACAATCAAGACGAGTTCATAGGAATcgagtggtggtggtggtggaagTGGCACCAAGCTTGTTGTGGAACTCAAAATGGTGCAACCCAATCGCCCTTATGGCCAGTAGATGCAGCAGTCCAAGTGATGGCCAATGAGGTGATGGAAAGTATTGAACCAGCAGTACAAGCTATAGTAATTGAACCAATTAGACAGCAAATAAATATGAGAGGGTTGATTATAGTGTTAGTGTTAGGAGTCTttgttatttctagcatacaaaTGGTTGCTGGACTTGCAGTTATGTCTATGGGGGTTTCATTAGCTGGTGTAGCATCCATTGTCTTAGCAACACTTATGTGGTGGCCTTGGAAGAAAAATGGTTGTCAAAGACATGATAATGGAGAATCATAG
- the LOC130815198 gene encoding polyphenol oxidase I, chloroplastic-like: MASLNFPTISPTTNISTIAPHHRIFPKTSQLYLSRAVDRHTTSKISCNVATNDDDYQNLKYEKTTGKLDRRNMLIGLGGMYGATATLSGGPSVLAAPIQTPIPSTCEQADVPSNAGDLNCCPPIATNIVDFVLPPAPSTLRVRLPAHLVDDEYLQKFARAISLMKALPDDDPRSFTQQANVHCAYCNGSYSQVGFPNLDLQVHGSWLFFPFHRWYLYFFERILGSLIEDPTFAIPFWNWDAAGGMQMPAMYTDPNSPLYNKVRDQAHLSPKILDLNYDLDDSNDVSDQRMISNNLTLMYRQMVTNARTPRLFLGQPYRAGARFSPGGGSIENSPHGTVHVWTGDPNQPNFEDMGNFYSAGRDPLFYAHHANVDRMWFLWKTLSTNNRDFTDPDWLNASFIFYDENSQAVRVRVQDCLDTARLGFTYQNADLPWLNARPDPRSRSKVRSVTSTPQTATAMESQSTINFPKPLKKTIRTNVARPKKSRTKKEKKQKEEILVIDVDVKEHDKYVKFDVYINDEDDVPSKKVQVKAEYAGSFVNVPHKHKHGEDGSHKTSFRVGLTDLIDDLGADDDDGVMVSLVPRAGKDNVIIKSVKIEFAS; this comes from the coding sequence ATGGCTTCTTTAAATTTTCCTACCATCTCGCCCACCACAAACATATCTACCATCGCACCTCACCATCGCATATTCCCTAAAACATCCCAACTCTACCTCTCAAGAGCTGTAGATCGTCACACTACGTCAAAAATCTCATGCAATGTAGCCACAAATGATGATGACTATCAAAACCTTAAATATGAAAAAACCACGGGTAAATTGGATAGAAGAAATATGCTTATTGGACTTGGGGGTATGTATGGAGCCACCGCCACATTAAGTGGTGGACCTTCCGTCTTAGCGGCTCCAATCCAAACCCCAATCCCAAGTACTTGTGAGCAAGCTGATGTACCTTCTAATGCAGGAGATTTGAATTGTTGCCCACCTATTGCCACCAATATAGTTGATTTTGTGCTTCCACCTGCACCTAGTACTTTACGAGTACGCCTACCAGCCCATTTGGTTGACGACGAATATTTGCAAAAGTTTGCTAGGGCAATCTCCTTAATGAAAGCTTTACCTGATGATGATCCACGTAGTTTTACCCAACAAGCCAATGTGCATTGTGCATATTGTAACGGATCCTATTCTCAAGTCGGGTTTCCTAATTTGGATCTCCAAGTCCATGGATCTTGGTTGTTCTTCCCTTTCCATAGGTGGTATCTCTACTTTTTTGAGAGAATACTCGGAAGTTTAATTGAGGATCCGACTTTTGCTATCCCATTTTGGAACTGGGATGCAGCAGGGGGCATGCAAATGCCCGCCATGTATACAGATCCAAACTCTCCCTTATACAATAAAGTTCGAGACCAGGCTCACCTTTCTCCAAAAATATTGGATCTAAACTATGATCTTGACGATTCAAATGATGTGTCAGATCAACGAATGATCTCGAACAATCTCACACTTATGTATCGCCAAATGGTGACCAATGCACGGACTCCTAGATTGTTCTTGGGACAACCTTACAGGGCTGGAGCAAGATTCAGCCCTGGAGGAGGCTCCATCGAGAACTCACCTCATGGTACGGTTCATGTCTGGACCGGTGACCCAAACCAACCCAACTTTGAAGACATGGGTAACTTCTACTCCGCGGGTCGGGACCCACTTTTCTACGCCCACCATGCTAATGTGGATCGTATGTGGTTCCTTTGGAAAACATTATCGACAAACAATCGAGATTTTACCGACCCAGATTGGTTAAACGCGTCGTTTATATTTTATGACGAAAATTCTCAAGCAGTAAGAGTAAGAGTCCAAGATTGCTTAGACACAGCCCGACTTGGATTCACATACCAAAACGCGGATTTACCATGGCTCAACGCCAGACCCGATCCAAGATCCAGATCCAAAGTAAGATCCGTAACTTCAACACCTCAAACTGCAACCGCCATGGAATCCCAATCCACCATTAATTTCCCGAAGCCATTAAAGAAAACTATACGAACAAATGTAGCAAGACCCAAGAAATCAAGAaccaaaaaagagaaaaaacaaaaggaagaGATTCTTGTAATCGACGTAGATGTTAAAGAACATGATAAGTATGTAAAGTTCGATGTTTATattaatgatgaagatgatgttcCGTCGAAGAAAGTTCAAGTGAAAGCAGAATATGCTGGAAGTTTCGTGAATGTTCCTCATAAACATAAACATGGGGAAGATGGTAGTCATAAAACAAGTTTTAGAGTTGGGTTGACTGATTTGATTGACGATTTGGGagctgatgatgatgatggtgttaTGGTGAGTTTGGTTCCTAGAGCTGGGAaggataatgttattattaagAGTGTTAAGATTGAATTTGCTTCTTAA
- the LOC130815141 gene encoding uncharacterized protein At4g04980: protein MAGASSCIPALFRRRAVKLQASKQAAATKQSEYAQVKEQKEMQSLTVSKSGGGSPSRNFLLLMELRKKVLIFRDIFDIPPLNGSVPIQELLILTGEDLHRMYPEFVHTIPTAKLKERSTHEGLICFYEVLKCVGDSAWIEDPKVKDMFQYTNVKKIPLDDLAKMVVTILDCINRTARERFDSMEEDEPRKSYSRSISIDWKSTEHSSEWKYSSCASPHTPTSVLPESPPRYADQYSSPRHSPPRLWDLRLQAVDKLTPMDWKRLSFHMALQNQMQNPKTNQNSRAKMNLPAVSEDRKDEVKSEDDTGPTPMIIEIDDKEALQIASSMTKLESNDQDKLGQSVTPLTPKTPTTPTVMSSFPPIKQLHSPPPQPPPPPQSIVSVPPPTNSTPPPPPPPPPFKLSPPTSVRNDPPPPPPPFNTKPSTLPPTILTPPPPPPPQLLKSSPPISLPNNPPPPPPVNPGHPSPPPPPSAIPPSPFNTGPPSPPPLPCPAPPQPPLTTGARAPPPPPLLSVQAPPPPPPPPGGAPPPPPPPPGAKAPPPPPSPGGAALPPPMPGKGGGPPPPPPGKSLRAKNTTKLKRSSHMGNLYRLLKKKLEGASLTVKSSQGKKGGGNNGSSAGGGQSMADALAEMTKRSSYFQQIEEDVEKHGKTIKEMQGALSSFQTKDMNELFKFYQEVESKLEVLTDESQVFARFEGFPVKKLEALRMAAALYKKLDAILSELQNWKIESPVVQLLDKVEKYFNKIKGELENLERTKDEETKKFQSHNIHFDFQVLVKIKEALVDVSSGCMELALKERREAKAETNDSNWSKAGGQKNVCAKTLWRAFQFAFKVYSFAGGQDERAEFLTRQLAQEIETDPMQN from the exons ATGGCTGGCGCCTCTTCTTGTATTCCTGCATTGTTTCGTCGAAGGGCGGTCAAATTGCAG GCTTCAAAACAAGCTGCGGCTACAAAACAATCTGAATATGCACAAGTCAAGGAACAAAAGGAAATGCAAAGCTTGACTGTTAGTAAGTCAGGCGGAGGAAGTCCGAGTAGAAACTTTCTCTTGCTCATGGAGCTGAGGAAGAAGGTTTTGATTTTTAGAGACATCTTTGATATTCCTCCCCTAAATGGCTCTGTTCCAATACAAGAG CTGCTGATATTAACAGGAGAGGACCTTCATAGAATGTACCCTGAATTTGTACACACTATTCCAACAGCAAAACTGAAGGAGAGAAGCACACATGAG GGATTGATATGCTTTTATGAAGTCCTAAAATGTGTGGGAGACTCAGCATGGATAGAGGATCCTAAGGTCAAGGATATGTTCCAGTATACCAATGTCAAAAAAATCCCATTGGATGATCTCG CCAAGATGGTGGTGACAATATTGGATTGCATTAACAGGACAGCAAGAGAGAGGTTTGACTCAATGGAGGAGGATGAACCAAGGAAGAGTTACTCGAGGTCCATCTCAATTGACTGGAAATCAACGGAGCACAGCTCCGAATGGAAATACTCATCGTGTGCTTCACCTCACACTCCAACTTCCGTCTTACCTGAGTCCCCACCAAGATATGCAGATCAGTATTCTTCTCCACGTCACTCTCCCCCACGTCTTTGGGACCTCAGGCTTCAAGCTGTGGATAAGTTAACTCCTATGGACTGGAAGCGACTGTCTTTCCATATGGCACTTCAGAATCAAATGCAGAATCCCAAGACTAATCAGAATTCACGAGCAAAAATGAACCTTCCAGCTGTTTCGGAAGATCGAAAAGATGAGGTAAAGAGTGAAGATGATACAGGGCCAACTCCTATGATCATAGAAATAGATGATAAAGAAGCACTTCAAATAGCATCATCGATGACCAAGTTGGAGTCTAATGATCAAGACAAGCTAGGACAATCAGTAACACCACTTACACCTAAAACACCAACAACACCTACTGTTATGTCATCATTCCCACCAATCAAGCAACTCCACTCGCCTCCACCgcaaccaccaccaccaccacaatccaTTGTGTCTGTTCCACCACCTACTAATTCAACACCTCCTCCACCACCTCCACCGCCACCCTTTAAATTAAGCCCTCCAACATCAGTTCGTAATGATCCAcctcctccacctccaccaTTCAACACAAAACCTTCAACTCTACCACCTACTATTTTAACACCTCCTCCACCACCTCCACCACAACTCCTAAAATCAAGCCCGCCAATTTCACTTCCCAATAACCCACCTCCACCTCCGCCAGTCAATCCAGGGcatccatcaccaccaccacctcCTTCTGCAATCCCACCTTCACCATTCAACACAGGGCCTCCATCTCCACCACCACTTCCTTGTCCAGCCCCACCGCAACCTCCACTAACTACTGGAGCAAGAGCTCCACCGCCACCTCCACTTCTTAGTGTTCAGGCTcctcctccaccaccaccacctcctGGAGGAGCTCCACCACCGCCACCTCCACCTCCAGGCGCAAAGGCGCCTCCTCCTCCACCGTCTCCAGGAGGAGCTGCACTACCACCACCAATGCCTGGAAAAGGAGGGGGACCACCACCTCCTCCCCCAGGAAAGTCCCTACGTGCAAAAAACACCACAAAATTGAAGAGGTCATCTCACATGGGAAACTTATATCGCTTACTCAAGAAGAAGCTTGAAGGAGCTTCTTTAACAGTGAAATCCTCTCAGGGGAAAAAGGGTGGTGGAAATAATGGTAGTAGTGCTGGTGGAGGACAGAGCATGGCTGATGCACTTGCAGAGATGACTAAAAG GTCATCATACTTCCAgcaaattgaagaagatgtgGAAAAGCATGGAAAAACAATTAAGGAAATGCAAGGTGCCTTAAGCTCTTTTCAGACAAAAGACATGAATGAACTGTTCAAATTCTACCAGGAAGTAGAATCCAAGCTTGAAGTCCTAACAGATGAGAGTCAGGTATTTGCAAGGTTTGAAGGCTTTCCAGTGAAAAAGTTGGAAGCCTTAAGGATGGCAGCAGCGCTGTATAAGAAACTTGATGCAATATTATCTGAATTACAGAACTGGAAAATTGAGTCTCCTGTGGTCCAGCTTCTAGATAAAGTAGAGAAATACTTCAACAAG ATTAAAGGGGAACTGGAAAATTTAGaaagaacgaaagatgaagaaacAAAGAAGTTTCAAAGCCACAACATCCACTTCGACTTTCAAGTTCTGGTCAAGATTAAGGAAGCATTGGTGGATGTCTCATCAGGCTGCATGGAATTGGCACTAAAG GAGAGGAGAGAAGCTAAGGCAGAAACAAATGATTCAAACTGGTCCAAAGCAGGCGGGCAGAAAAATGTATGTGCAAAAACGCTCTGGAGGGCATTCCAATTTGCCTTCAAAGTCTATTCCTTTGCAGGTGGGCAAGATGAACGCGCGGAATTCCTAACAAGGCAACTCGCTCAAGAAATTGAGACAGATCCTATGCAAAATTAA
- the LOC130815142 gene encoding uncharacterized protein LOC130815142 isoform X3, which yields MTHSLAINWKPSPCKGMVRRFFSVKQGNGFHFHFSEQSAENDVDEASDEEHKTRNSWTNDTNVECSHGNGNGNGNGNGNDKGNKASFEGGGGDEGKECNNQDEFIGIEWWWWWKWHQACCGTQNGATQSPLWPVDAAVQVMANEVMESIEPAVQAIVIEPIRQQINMRGLIIVLVLGVFVISSIQMVAGLAVMSMGVSLAGVASIVLATLMWWPWKKNGCQRHDNGES from the exons ATGACACATTCCCTG GCCATAAATTGGAAGCCAAGTCCCTGTAAGGGAATGGTAAGGAGGTTCTTTTCAGTTAAACAGGGAAATGGGTTTCACTTTCACTTTAGTGAACAATCTGCTGAAAATGATGTTGATGAGGCCAGTGACGAAGAGCATAAAACTCGAAACTCATG GACAAATGACACAAATGTCGAATGTAGTCATGGAAATGGCAATGGAAATGGAAATGGAAACGGAAATGACAAAGGCAACAAAGCAAGTTTCGAAGGTGGAGGAGGCGATGAAGGTAAAGAATGCAACAATCAAGACGAGTTCATAGGAATcgagtggtggtggtggtggaagTGGCACCAAGCTTGTTGTGGAACTCAAAATGGTGCAACCCAATCGCCCTTATGGCCAGTAGATGCAGCAGTCCAAGTGATGGCCAATGAGGTGATGGAAAGTATTGAACCAGCAGTACAAGCTATAGTAATTGAACCAATTAGACAGCAAATAAATATGAGAGGGTTGATTATAGTGTTAGTGTTAGGAGTCTttgttatttctagcatacaaaTGGTTGCTGGACTTGCAGTTATGTCTATGGGGGTTTCATTAGCTGGTGTAGCATCCATTGTCTTAGCAACACTTATGTGGTGGCCTTGGAAGAAAAATGGTTGTCAAAGACATGATAATGGAGAATCATAG
- the LOC130815142 gene encoding uncharacterized protein LOC130815142 isoform X4: MVRRFFSVKQGNGFHFHFSEQSAENDVDEASDEEHKTRNSWTNDTNVECSHGNGNGNGNGNGNDKGNKASFEGGGGDEGKECNNQDEFIGIEWWWWWKWHQACCGTQNGATQSPLWPVDAAVQVMANEVMESIEPAVQAIVIEPIRQQINMRGLIIVLVLGVFVISSIQMVAGLAVMSMGVSLAGVASIVLATLMWWPWKKNGCQRHDNGES, translated from the exons ATGGTAAGGAGGTTCTTTTCAGTTAAACAGGGAAATGGGTTTCACTTTCACTTTAGTGAACAATCTGCTGAAAATGATGTTGATGAGGCCAGTGACGAAGAGCATAAAACTCGAAACTCATG GACAAATGACACAAATGTCGAATGTAGTCATGGAAATGGCAATGGAAATGGAAATGGAAACGGAAATGACAAAGGCAACAAAGCAAGTTTCGAAGGTGGAGGAGGCGATGAAGGTAAAGAATGCAACAATCAAGACGAGTTCATAGGAATcgagtggtggtggtggtggaagTGGCACCAAGCTTGTTGTGGAACTCAAAATGGTGCAACCCAATCGCCCTTATGGCCAGTAGATGCAGCAGTCCAAGTGATGGCCAATGAGGTGATGGAAAGTATTGAACCAGCAGTACAAGCTATAGTAATTGAACCAATTAGACAGCAAATAAATATGAGAGGGTTGATTATAGTGTTAGTGTTAGGAGTCTttgttatttctagcatacaaaTGGTTGCTGGACTTGCAGTTATGTCTATGGGGGTTTCATTAGCTGGTGTAGCATCCATTGTCTTAGCAACACTTATGTGGTGGCCTTGGAAGAAAAATGGTTGTCAAAGACATGATAATGGAGAATCATAG